Proteins encoded within one genomic window of Lentisphaerota bacterium:
- the hcp gene encoding hydroxylamine reductase, with protein sequence MSDMFCFQCEQTAGGKGCTRVGVCGKKPEIAGIQDEITAGLITLARALDGKPPCASCEALFMDALFMTVTNVNFDAAPLTAMRDRIRAAIAKAGGAPAFKPEELFHGDTDIVSLRSTLLFGLRGMAAYAHHARVLGKTDPEVSGWFRKGMKALGDDHSVSEWLGLILEFGKVNLTCMGLLDAGNTETYGHPVPTPVPTTREKGPFIIVTGHDLHDLKMLLEQTAGKGVNVYTHGEMLPAHAYPGLKKYPQLKGNFGTAWQNQQKEFDNLPGVVLFTTNCIMPPKPTYAGNLYTTAEVGWPGVTHIAADAAGHKDFSAVIAHAVKLGGWTQPQAGEPLLTGFMRNAVLSVADKVVAAVKSGAVKHIFLVGGCDGAKLGRDYYTEFVEQAPKDTLILTLACGKYRFNHLQAKLGDIGGIPRLLDMGQCNDAYSAIQVAVTLAKVFNCGVNDLPLTLVLSWYEQKAVCILLTLLALGITNIRIGPSLPAFLSPTVLNVLVETFKLTPITTASADLKTILGSAA encoded by the coding sequence ATGAGCGACATGTTCTGTTTCCAATGCGAGCAAACGGCGGGCGGCAAAGGCTGCACCCGCGTCGGCGTCTGCGGCAAGAAGCCCGAGATCGCCGGCATTCAGGACGAGATCACCGCCGGGCTGATCACGCTGGCGCGCGCCCTGGACGGCAAGCCCCCCTGCGCCTCCTGCGAGGCGCTCTTCATGGACGCCCTGTTCATGACCGTCACCAACGTCAACTTCGACGCCGCGCCCCTGACCGCCATGCGCGACCGCATCCGCGCGGCCATCGCCAAGGCCGGCGGCGCCCCGGCCTTCAAGCCGGAGGAGCTGTTCCACGGCGACACGGACATCGTCTCCCTGCGCTCCACCCTCCTCTTCGGCCTGCGCGGCATGGCCGCCTATGCCCACCACGCCCGCGTCCTCGGCAAGACCGATCCCGAGGTCTCCGGCTGGTTCCGCAAGGGGATGAAGGCGCTGGGCGATGACCACAGCGTCTCGGAGTGGCTGGGGCTGATTCTCGAGTTCGGCAAGGTCAATCTGACCTGCATGGGGCTGCTCGACGCGGGCAACACCGAAACCTACGGCCATCCCGTGCCGACGCCCGTGCCGACGACCCGCGAGAAGGGACCGTTCATCATCGTGACCGGCCATGACCTGCACGACCTCAAGATGCTGCTGGAGCAGACCGCCGGGAAGGGCGTCAACGTCTATACTCACGGCGAGATGCTCCCCGCACATGCCTATCCCGGGCTGAAGAAATACCCGCAGCTCAAGGGCAACTTCGGCACTGCGTGGCAGAATCAGCAGAAGGAGTTCGACAACCTCCCCGGTGTTGTCCTCTTCACCACCAACTGCATCATGCCGCCCAAGCCCACCTACGCAGGCAACCTCTACACCACGGCCGAGGTCGGCTGGCCGGGCGTCACGCACATCGCGGCCGACGCGGCCGGGCACAAGGACTTCTCCGCCGTGATCGCGCACGCCGTGAAGCTCGGCGGCTGGACCCAGCCGCAGGCGGGCGAGCCGCTGCTCACCGGCTTCATGCGCAACGCCGTCCTCTCGGTGGCCGACAAGGTCGTCGCTGCGGTCAAGTCGGGCGCGGTGAAGCACATCTTCCTCGTGGGCGGGTGCGACGGCGCCAAGCTTGGACGCGACTACTACACGGAGTTTGTGGAGCAGGCGCCGAAGGACACGCTGATTCTCACCCTCGCCTGCGGCAAATACCGCTTCAACCACCTGCAGGCCAAGCTGGGCGACATCGGCGGCATTCCGCGCCTGCTCGACATGGGGCAATGCAACGACGCCTACTCGGCGATCCAGGTCGCCGTGACGCTGGCCAAGGTCTTCAACTGTGGCGTCAATGACCTGCCGCTCACGCTCGTCCTCTCCTGGTACGAGCAAAAGGCGGTCTGCATCCTCCTCACGCTGCTGGCGCTCGGGATCACAAACATCCGCATCGGGCCGAGCCTGCCCGCATTCCTCTCGCCGACCGTCCTCAACGTCCTCGTCGAGACGTTCAAGCTCACCCCGATCACCACCGCCTCCGCAGATCTGAAAACGATCTTGGGATCGGCCGCATAG
- a CDS encoding 4Fe-4S dicluster domain-containing protein — MKRKIITIDEAACTGCGLCIDACHEGALQLVNGKAKLVSDSYCDGLGACLPACPADAIHIVEREAAPFDEAAVAAKQASPTPPPLPCGCPGTLAKSISRPKAAPPEVSPAAMAATLESRLTNWPVQIKLVPPNAPYLQNAALLIAADCTAFAYPDIHRRFMAGKVTLIGCPKLDAGDYSEKLTAILQNNDIRSLTILRMEVPCCAGIANAAKQALVNSGKLIPWHVVTIGTDGAILEE, encoded by the coding sequence ATGAAACGAAAGATCATCACCATTGACGAAGCCGCCTGCACCGGGTGTGGCCTGTGTATCGATGCCTGCCACGAAGGAGCCCTGCAGCTTGTGAATGGCAAGGCGAAGCTCGTCTCGGACAGCTACTGCGACGGTCTCGGCGCCTGCCTTCCCGCGTGTCCGGCGGACGCGATCCACATCGTCGAACGTGAGGCGGCGCCGTTTGACGAGGCCGCCGTGGCGGCCAAACAGGCCTCCCCCACCCCGCCGCCGCTGCCCTGCGGCTGCCCCGGAACGCTGGCGAAGTCCATCTCCCGTCCCAAAGCCGCCCCCCCCGAGGTATCACCGGCCGCCATGGCCGCCACGCTCGAATCCCGCCTGACGAACTGGCCGGTGCAGATCAAGCTGGTGCCACCGAACGCGCCGTACCTGCAGAACGCCGCGCTGCTCATCGCCGCAGATTGCACCGCCTTCGCCTATCCCGACATCCACCGGCGCTTCATGGCCGGCAAGGTCACGCTGATCGGCTGCCCCAAGCTGGATGCCGGCGACTATTCCGAGAAGCTCACCGCCATCCTGCAGAACAACGACATCCGCAGCCTCACCATCCTGCGCATGGAGGTGCCCTGCTGCGCCGGCATCGCCAACGCCGCCAAGCAGGCGCTGGTCAATAGCGGCAAGCTGATCCCCTGGCATGTCGTCACGATCGGCACGGACGGCGCGATCCTGGAGGAGTAG
- a CDS encoding Rrf2 family transcriptional regulator produces the protein MGTPIRISEAASIALHACIWLARDTGRYHATREICAALACSQSHLAKVMQDLARARIIQSQRGPSGGIRLAARPDQTTLRAVYEAVDGAIAQDVACLLPLSVCPGEGCVLGRALAAIHNQFASLLARTTLADIVNATTQEKL, from the coding sequence ATGGGTACTCCAATCAGAATTTCAGAAGCGGCATCCATCGCCCTGCATGCCTGTATCTGGCTGGCGCGTGACACCGGTCGCTATCACGCCACCCGCGAAATCTGCGCCGCCTTGGCTTGTTCGCAGTCTCATCTGGCCAAAGTCATGCAGGATCTCGCCCGGGCGCGCATCATCCAATCACAGCGCGGTCCCTCAGGCGGCATACGCCTCGCGGCCCGTCCCGATCAGACGACCCTTCGCGCCGTCTATGAGGCTGTCGACGGGGCGATCGCGCAGGACGTCGCCTGCCTCCTCCCCCTTTCGGTGTGCCCCGGCGAAGGCTGCGTACTGGGCCGCGCGCTCGCGGCTATTCACAACCAGTTCGCCTCCCTGCTGGCGCGCACCACGCTGGCCGACATTGTCAATGCAACAACCCAGGAGAAATTATGA